The following are from one region of the Verrucomicrobiaceae bacterium genome:
- a CDS encoding filamentous hemagglutinin family protein, whose amino-acid sequence MNNLAARISTSTFLDSINAVFDESGSTSGDYATTQTKQQLHAPGVLHAADTSPVRIYAGDGDVSGLSLFSGKAANILAQQDITDISFYIQNVRDSDLSLISSGRDIIAYNASSALRTQAVTDGNLPSFTERPKSGDIQISGPGTLQVLSGRNLDLGTGSNNSDGTGVGITSIGNGRNPYLPFAGADIILSAGLGATSQGLGGSGLNFEGLVTQFSTPRNLASLAELLGVPSVNINDPALTAEQQKQLSLALFYVALRNAGRDRNDPNSPDAGTYAAGELAIDTLIPGALDGNILTQARDIRTRSGGDISILAPGGSLQLASTLIGETLAPPGIITEAGGNISVFAQDDVSIGIARIFTLRGGDITIWSSEGDIAAGSSAKTVQSAPPTRVLIDPQSASVATDLAGLATGGGIGVLATVAGVRPGNVDLIAPVGAVDAGDAGIRATGNLNIAAALVLNAGNISVGGTSAGAPSAPSVATPSPRWIGQRRLSHSSYQRQPSHSAGRTTTRRCRK is encoded by the coding sequence GTGAACAATCTCGCAGCTCGTATCTCCACCTCCACATTCCTGGACTCCATCAACGCCGTCTTTGACGAGTCTGGCTCCACCAGCGGTGACTACGCCACCACGCAGACAAAGCAGCAGCTCCACGCACCTGGTGTGCTGCACGCCGCAGACACCTCCCCCGTGCGCATTTATGCCGGCGATGGAGATGTCTCCGGCCTTTCACTTTTCTCTGGAAAAGCAGCGAACATCCTTGCCCAGCAAGACATCACAGACATCTCCTTCTATATCCAAAATGTGCGTGATAGCGACCTCTCGCTCATCTCCAGCGGGCGAGACATCATCGCCTACAATGCCAGCTCTGCACTGCGCACTCAGGCCGTCACGGATGGAAATCTGCCCAGCTTTACCGAAAGGCCAAAATCCGGCGACATCCAGATCAGTGGCCCAGGTACATTGCAAGTGCTCTCCGGTCGCAATCTCGATCTCGGCACTGGCTCCAACAACTCCGACGGCACAGGCGTCGGCATCACCAGCATCGGCAACGGGCGCAATCCGTATCTGCCATTTGCAGGCGCGGACATCATCCTTTCAGCAGGCCTAGGAGCCACCTCGCAGGGGCTCGGAGGCAGCGGGCTGAATTTTGAAGGCCTCGTCACCCAGTTTAGCACACCCAGAAATCTGGCCAGCTTAGCTGAATTGCTCGGCGTGCCGTCTGTGAACATCAATGACCCCGCATTGACCGCCGAACAGCAAAAACAGCTCTCACTAGCACTCTTCTATGTCGCTCTGCGCAATGCTGGCCGTGACCGCAATGACCCAAATAGCCCAGACGCTGGCACCTATGCTGCTGGAGAGCTCGCCATCGACACGCTCATCCCTGGAGCACTCGACGGAAACATCCTCACCCAGGCCCGTGACATTCGCACTCGCAGCGGTGGTGATATCAGCATCCTCGCGCCAGGTGGCAGCCTTCAGTTAGCCTCCACCCTCATCGGTGAGACATTAGCACCTCCAGGCATCATTACCGAGGCTGGAGGAAATATTTCCGTCTTTGCACAGGATGATGTCAGCATCGGTATCGCTCGTATTTTCACCCTGCGCGGTGGTGACATCACGATTTGGTCAAGCGAAGGCGACATCGCCGCTGGCTCCTCTGCCAAAACCGTGCAATCCGCGCCACCGACACGTGTCTTGATCGATCCACAAAGCGCCAGCGTCGCCACGGACCTCGCCGGTCTGGCCACCGGTGGCGGCATCGGGGTTCTGGCGACAGTGGCAGGCGTGCGACCTGGCAATGTCGATCTCATCGCCCCGGTCGGCGCGGTGGATGCCGGTGACGCCGGCATCCGTGCCACCGGCAATCTGAACATCGCCGCCGCTCTCGTTTTAAATGCCGGCAACATCTCTGTCGGTGGCACCTCTGCTGGAGCCCCCTCCGCACCGAGCGTCGCTACGCCTTCGCCTCGGTGGATTGGCCAGCGCCGCCTCAGCCACAGCAGCTACCAACGGCAGCCCAGCCACTCAGCAGGCCGCACAACAACAAGACGATGCAGAAAATAA
- a CDS encoding class I SAM-dependent methyltransferase encodes MTSTAPQQALQSYYALHARIYDATRWSFLFGREKIIRRAVGYINPYRILEVGCGTGRNLRSLQNFFPEAKITGLDLSADMLRIAKTKTEGIHFIQRAYDTPVGGFDLILCSYALSMFNPGWERAIQTAAADLKPSGTIAVVDFHHTTVGWFERWMLRNHVRMQGHLWPLLRQSFTPLCDSLHPAYGGLWHYGMFIGRKLPA; translated from the coding sequence ATGACCTCGACCGCGCCTCAGCAGGCCCTGCAAAGCTACTACGCACTCCACGCCCGTATCTACGATGCCACGCGTTGGAGTTTCCTCTTTGGCCGTGAGAAAATCATTCGCCGCGCTGTAGGCTATATCAATCCGTATCGCATCCTTGAAGTCGGTTGCGGCACCGGACGTAACCTCCGCAGCCTCCAGAACTTCTTTCCTGAGGCCAAAATCACGGGGCTCGATCTCAGCGCCGACATGCTGCGCATCGCAAAAACCAAAACGGAAGGCATTCACTTCATTCAGCGTGCCTACGATACACCAGTGGGCGGTTTTGACCTCATTCTCTGTTCATACGCCCTTAGCATGTTCAATCCTGGTTGGGAACGTGCCATCCAGACTGCCGCAGCAGACTTGAAACCTAGTGGCACCATCGCTGTCGTTGATTTCCACCACACCACTGTCGGCTGGTTCGAGCGCTGGATGCTGCGCAACCACGTTCGTATGCAGGGCCACCTCTGGCCCCTCCTCAGGCAGTCCTTCACCCCGCTGTGTGATTCACTCCACCCCGCCTATGGCGGCCTTTGGCACTATGGCATGTTCATCGGGCGCAAATTGCCAGCATGA